One segment of Amycolatopsis alba DSM 44262 DNA contains the following:
- a CDS encoding SDR family NAD(P)-dependent oxidoreductase, with protein MLDKYGPWAVITGGSEGVGAEFAFQLAEAGVNLMLVARKPGPLEETAVKARALGVEVRTLALDLLASGAAAEIIAAVSDVDVGLLVHNAGANSHGHEFLDGDLAGFQGVIDLNITVPLALAHHFGARMKERRRGGILLVGSMAGYLGATRQSVYGGVKAFGRIFAEGLWLELRDHGVDVLELVLGVTRTPSMERAGLNFDLPGLQVAEPAEVAREGLQHLADGPVWIAGGNAGAVRHRSGTDRAGLALGAHEAMMRLLPKA; from the coding sequence ATGCTCGACAAATACGGACCGTGGGCGGTCATCACCGGCGGCTCGGAAGGAGTGGGCGCCGAGTTCGCCTTCCAACTCGCCGAAGCCGGCGTCAACCTGATGCTGGTCGCCAGGAAACCCGGTCCGCTCGAAGAAACCGCGGTCAAGGCGCGGGCCCTCGGCGTCGAGGTACGCACACTCGCACTGGACCTGCTGGCGTCCGGGGCCGCCGCGGAGATCATCGCTGCGGTGTCCGATGTGGACGTCGGCTTGCTCGTCCACAACGCCGGCGCGAACAGCCACGGACATGAGTTCCTCGACGGCGACCTGGCCGGATTTCAGGGCGTCATCGACCTCAACATCACGGTGCCGCTGGCGCTGGCCCACCACTTCGGCGCGCGGATGAAGGAACGACGGCGCGGCGGCATCCTTCTGGTCGGCTCGATGGCAGGCTACCTGGGCGCGACCCGGCAGAGCGTGTACGGCGGGGTGAAGGCGTTCGGCCGGATCTTCGCCGAAGGGCTGTGGCTGGAACTGCGCGACCACGGCGTCGACGTTCTCGAACTCGTCCTGGGCGTGACCCGCACGCCGTCGATGGAGCGAGCCGGACTGAACTTCGACCTCCCCGGCCTGCAGGTCGCCGAGCCCGCCGAGGTGGCTCGCGAAGGGCTTCAGCACCTGGCCGACGGTCCGGTGTGGATCGCCGGGGGTAACGCCGGCGCCGTGCGGCATCGCAGTGGCACGGACCGCGCCGGGCTGGCCTTGGGCGCGCACGAGGCGATGATGCGGCTGCTACCGAAGGCTTGA
- a CDS encoding VOC family protein produces the protein MTNDIRGLGYLRVQARDVARWRELTVGALGFGETTGPVEDGLYLRMDEREARLIVLPGDSDRVLAVGWEVRDQFALARVAEAVAAAGVAVKELSQAQCDERRVESAILFDDPAGTPVEVFFGPVLDHDVVHTGWGQTFVTGEQGMGHVVLPTTAMDETVTFYTEVLGFLPRGAVRIGDKKPNGQRPRRVRFLGVNRRHHSLAVCPAPHGEPPGLVHLMVEVDTLDAVGRALDEVNKRGFSVSSTLGRHTNDKMVSFYVRAPGGWDLEYGTEGMLVDETHYTAEEITADSYWGHDWSGSEPLAAFASPS, from the coding sequence ATGACGAACGACATCCGCGGACTCGGCTATCTCCGGGTGCAGGCCCGCGACGTCGCACGCTGGCGGGAACTCACCGTCGGCGCCCTCGGCTTCGGGGAGACCACCGGCCCGGTCGAGGACGGGCTCTACCTGCGCATGGACGAACGCGAAGCCCGCCTGATCGTGCTTCCCGGTGACAGCGACCGGGTGCTGGCCGTCGGCTGGGAAGTCCGTGACCAGTTCGCGCTCGCCCGCGTCGCCGAAGCCGTCGCCGCCGCCGGTGTCGCGGTGAAGGAGCTTTCCCAGGCACAGTGCGACGAACGCCGCGTCGAGTCGGCGATCCTGTTCGACGACCCGGCAGGCACGCCCGTCGAGGTCTTCTTCGGCCCGGTGCTCGACCACGACGTGGTGCACACCGGCTGGGGGCAGACCTTCGTGACGGGGGAGCAGGGCATGGGACATGTCGTGCTGCCGACCACGGCGATGGACGAGACGGTCACTTTCTACACCGAAGTGCTCGGCTTCCTGCCCCGCGGCGCTGTCCGCATCGGGGACAAGAAACCCAACGGGCAGCGACCGCGCCGCGTGCGGTTCCTCGGCGTGAACCGGCGCCACCACAGCCTGGCCGTCTGCCCGGCGCCGCACGGCGAACCGCCGGGCCTGGTGCACCTGATGGTGGAGGTCGACACCCTCGACGCGGTCGGGCGGGCGCTGGACGAGGTGAACAAACGCGGCTTCTCGGTGTCCTCGACGCTGGGCAGGCACACGAACGACAAGATGGTGTCTTTCTATGTGCGGGCCCCCGGTGGCTGGGATCTGGAGTACGGCACCGAAGGCATGCTCGTGGACGAGACCCATTACACGGCTGAGGAAATCACGGCCGATTCGTACTGGGGACATGACTGGTCGGGGTCCGAACCGTTGGCCGCGTTCGCTTCGCCTTCGTGA
- a CDS encoding MFS transporter codes for MALNTTSEEVPVSKLRLFLLIVPIILLTEVATFEILMVFPALPKMAAHFQTLNVAWVASIVTLTGAVVLPLAGKAGDRFGKKRVLTVLAVVFLAGSVLCAVTDSFALMLLGRALQGPLVGIVSLSYSLVRDILPRSQVPVALGTVVTGVGMGAVAGPFVAGWLVDSFGYRGVFWFLIAYIALVLPVFLVTVPESPVRVRSRMDYLGALLLGVGLTALMVGLGGGAKQGWTSPATLGLVGVGLVVMAVFVLVEMRSKEPLIDLRLLVGRKFGATVVAVGLISYMMNAHAVSSPTIFQTPPFPGNGYGVGLSAVELAVWTFPLGAVAMVAGPLGGHLSRRIGARNVLLTAGLLFLVVQFLGSRLFTVQWQVAITSVIAGFAVGFLHSSNANLLQDALPKRESGVGNGIAGVIALVAAAAGTAVTGSVMAQHVRAVLPGSHTVIYADSAFTSSYLVSGVIGVVGVLVVLVMRHGRQPAQGGLDTEDGAVRGEVVKTA; via the coding sequence ATGGCGCTGAACACCACCTCCGAGGAGGTTCCGGTCTCGAAGCTGAGGCTGTTCCTCCTGATCGTGCCGATCATCCTGCTCACGGAGGTCGCCACGTTCGAGATCCTGATGGTCTTCCCCGCCCTGCCCAAGATGGCCGCCCATTTCCAGACGCTGAACGTCGCGTGGGTGGCTTCGATCGTCACGCTCACCGGAGCGGTCGTCCTGCCACTGGCGGGGAAGGCGGGGGACCGCTTCGGCAAGAAGCGCGTGCTGACCGTGCTCGCGGTGGTCTTCCTGGCGGGCAGCGTGCTGTGCGCGGTGACGGATTCGTTCGCGCTGATGCTGCTCGGCCGGGCGTTGCAGGGGCCGCTGGTCGGCATCGTTTCGCTGTCCTACAGCCTGGTGCGCGACATCCTCCCGCGCAGCCAGGTCCCGGTGGCGCTGGGCACGGTGGTGACCGGGGTCGGGATGGGCGCGGTCGCCGGGCCGTTCGTGGCGGGCTGGCTCGTCGATTCGTTCGGCTACCGGGGCGTGTTCTGGTTCCTGATCGCCTACATCGCCCTGGTGCTGCCGGTGTTCCTGGTGACGGTGCCCGAAAGCCCGGTGCGGGTCCGGTCCCGGATGGACTACCTGGGCGCCTTGCTGCTCGGTGTCGGCCTGACCGCGTTGATGGTGGGCCTCGGCGGTGGCGCCAAACAGGGCTGGACCTCGCCCGCGACCCTCGGCCTGGTCGGCGTGGGTCTCGTGGTCATGGCCGTCTTCGTGCTCGTCGAGATGCGCTCAAAGGAGCCGCTGATCGATCTGCGCCTGCTCGTCGGCAGGAAGTTCGGGGCGACGGTGGTCGCCGTCGGGCTGATCTCGTACATGATGAACGCGCACGCGGTCAGCAGCCCGACCATCTTCCAGACCCCGCCCTTCCCCGGTAACGGCTACGGCGTCGGATTGTCGGCGGTCGAGCTCGCGGTGTGGACGTTCCCGCTCGGCGCGGTCGCGATGGTCGCCGGACCGCTCGGTGGTCACCTGTCGAGGCGGATCGGCGCCCGGAACGTGCTCCTGACCGCCGGTCTCCTGTTCCTGGTCGTGCAGTTCCTCGGCTCGCGGCTGTTCACCGTGCAGTGGCAGGTCGCCATCACCAGTGTGATCGCCGGTTTCGCGGTCGGTTTCCTGCACTCGTCCAACGCGAACCTGCTGCAGGACGCGTTGCCGAAGAGGGAAAGCGGCGTCGGCAACGGGATCGCCGGGGTGATCGCGCTGGTCGCCGCCGCGGCGGGCACGGCGGTCACGGGATCGGTGATGGCGCAGCACGTCCGGGCCGTGCTGCCCGGTTCGCATACGGTGATCTACGCGGATTCCGCGTTCACCAGCTCGTACCTGGTGTCCGGGGTCATCGGGGTCGTCGGCGTCCTGGTGGTGCTGGTGATGCGCCACGGCCGTCAGCCGGCGCAGGGTGGCCTGGACACCGAGGACGGCGCGGTGCGGGGCGAAGTGGTCAAGACCGCCTGA
- a CDS encoding ferredoxin--NADP reductase: MPRVRVLEVVRETADACSLVLRPLDCEAMDYRPGQFLTIKLPGGAARCYSLSSSPVRDDELKVTVKRTRGGHASNWICDNAVEGAEFEVLRPAGTFVPAGLDRDLLLLAGGSGITPVLSILKTVLHAGTGNVTLVYANRDEQSVIFRDELVALAAEFPDRFTVVHWLESVQGLPTRGGLLALVERYTARDAFVCGPAALMDLAVETLRSAGFPDERINLERFTSLTRDPFAVFEAGTGDRTELEVLLDGVTTTVEWPSGATLLEAAIAGGLDVPYSCREGSCGACACFVRGGTVSFAHNEVLDDADLADGMVLSCQARPTSPTVQVTFDG; this comes from the coding sequence ATGCCGCGGGTTCGGGTGCTGGAGGTGGTGCGCGAGACCGCCGACGCGTGTTCGCTCGTTCTCCGGCCCCTCGATTGCGAGGCGATGGACTACCGGCCGGGGCAGTTCCTCACCATCAAGCTGCCGGGCGGGGCGGCTCGGTGCTACTCGCTCAGCTCGTCGCCGGTGCGGGACGACGAGCTCAAGGTGACCGTCAAACGGACCCGTGGCGGCCACGCGTCGAACTGGATCTGCGACAACGCCGTCGAGGGTGCGGAGTTCGAGGTGCTGCGGCCGGCGGGCACGTTCGTCCCGGCGGGGCTGGACCGCGATCTCCTGCTGCTCGCCGGCGGCAGCGGGATCACGCCGGTGCTGTCGATCCTCAAGACCGTTTTGCACGCCGGCACCGGGAACGTGACGCTGGTGTACGCGAACCGGGACGAACAGTCGGTCATCTTCCGCGACGAGCTCGTCGCGCTCGCCGCCGAGTTCCCGGACCGCTTCACCGTGGTGCACTGGCTCGAATCTGTCCAGGGACTCCCGACGCGCGGCGGTCTTCTTGCCCTCGTCGAGAGGTACACCGCACGCGACGCGTTCGTCTGCGGTCCCGCCGCGCTGATGGACCTCGCCGTCGAAACCCTTCGGTCAGCGGGGTTCCCGGACGAGCGGATCAACCTGGAGCGGTTCACGTCGCTCACTCGTGACCCGTTCGCCGTCTTCGAAGCAGGAACCGGCGACAGGACCGAACTCGAGGTCCTGCTCGACGGCGTGACCACGACGGTCGAGTGGCCTTCCGGGGCGACCCTGCTCGAAGCGGCCATCGCGGGCGGGCTCGACGTGCCGTACTCCTGCCGGGAGGGTTCCTGCGGCGCCTGCGCGTGTTTCGTCCGGGGAGGGACCGTTTCCTTCGCGCACAACGAAGTGCTCGACGATGCCGACCTCGCCGACGGGATGGTGCTGTCCTGCCAGGCACGCCCGACCTCACCCACCGTCCAGGTCACTTTCGACGGCTGA
- the hsaA gene encoding 3-hydroxy-9,10-secoandrosta-1,3,5(10)-triene-9,17-dione monooxygenase oxygenase subunit, with translation MNVQVLELLPEITARAGRTDEQREVPAETIAELTEAGVFRMLQPKRYGGHECAPRRFYEVIREIAGACGSTGWVASVLGVHPWQLALFPEPAQDDVWGADPDTLLCSSYSPIGRLTPADGGWSLSGRWSFSSGCAHAGWALLGATAEEGDFLTVLVPAADFTVADTWDTVGLRGTGSNDLVVEDAFVPGHRVLRNREHALLRGPGQEVNDGPLYRLPFGAVFTSAITAPVIGAVSGCFAAYTEEMRHRVRASLGGGRFAEDHYAQVSVARVASEVDAAILQMDRNLDELYATASAGLELPKELRLRARRDQVLGTERALTAIDILFRTAGGNSLRRGNPIERAWRDAHAGSVHVANDVERALAMYGKGIFGIPVEDNLV, from the coding sequence ATGAACGTTCAGGTGCTCGAACTGCTGCCCGAGATCACGGCTCGTGCCGGGCGAACCGACGAACAGCGCGAAGTACCGGCCGAGACGATCGCGGAGCTGACCGAAGCCGGTGTCTTCCGCATGCTTCAGCCGAAACGCTACGGCGGCCATGAATGCGCACCCCGCCGGTTCTACGAGGTGATCCGGGAGATCGCGGGCGCCTGCGGCTCGACCGGCTGGGTCGCCTCGGTCCTCGGGGTGCATCCGTGGCAGCTCGCGTTGTTCCCCGAACCGGCGCAGGACGACGTGTGGGGAGCGGATCCCGACACCCTGCTGTGCTCCTCCTACAGCCCCATCGGGCGCCTGACCCCGGCCGACGGCGGCTGGTCGCTGTCGGGACGCTGGAGTTTCTCCTCCGGCTGCGCGCACGCCGGCTGGGCGCTGCTCGGCGCGACCGCCGAGGAAGGTGACTTCCTCACCGTGCTCGTACCGGCGGCGGACTTCACCGTGGCCGACACGTGGGACACCGTGGGACTGCGCGGGACCGGCAGCAACGACCTCGTGGTCGAGGACGCTTTCGTGCCAGGGCACCGGGTTCTGCGTAACCGAGAGCACGCGCTGCTGCGCGGTCCGGGACAGGAGGTGAACGACGGTCCGCTGTACCGGCTGCCGTTCGGTGCCGTCTTCACCTCGGCGATCACCGCGCCCGTGATCGGCGCGGTAAGCGGCTGTTTCGCCGCCTACACCGAGGAAATGCGGCACCGGGTGCGGGCCAGCCTGGGCGGCGGGCGCTTCGCGGAGGACCACTACGCGCAGGTCTCCGTCGCACGGGTGGCGTCCGAAGTGGACGCCGCGATCCTGCAGATGGACCGCAATCTCGACGAGCTGTACGCGACGGCGTCCGCAGGCCTTGAACTGCCGAAGGAACTGCGCCTGCGGGCCCGGCGGGACCAGGTGCTCGGAACCGAACGCGCGCTGACGGCGATCGACATCCTGTTCCGGACGGCGGGCGGGAATTCCCTGCGCCGGGGCAATCCGATCGAACGGGCCTGGCGCGACGCGCATGCCGGCTCGGTGCACGTCGCCAACGACGTCGAACGCGCGCTTGCCATGTACGGCAAGGGGATCTTCGGAATACCCGTCGAGGACAACCTCGTCTGA
- a CDS encoding SDR family oxidoreductase gives MSRTIVVTGAGSGIGQATARLSRDQGDRVLGVDLRGTEIEADLSTAAGRTEAAERIAEQSGGTLDALVACAGVATPGETMVRVNFFGTTELVTALQPLLAKSAAGRIAVTGSISGTQPVDADLVAALLAGDEEAAVARCTPLLETGNGHRIYPSTKSALAQWARRLAIAPGYADAGIPLNVVAPGVVLTPMSAPLFEDARMREAMATAVPMPLNGHATPEDVAEVLGFLISTANTHVTGQVVYVDGGAEVTVRGPAVF, from the coding sequence ATGTCCCGCACCATCGTTGTCACCGGAGCCGGCTCGGGCATCGGCCAGGCCACCGCCCGGCTGTCGCGAGACCAGGGCGACCGTGTCCTCGGCGTCGATCTGCGCGGCACCGAAATCGAAGCCGATCTGTCCACCGCGGCTGGCCGCACCGAAGCGGCCGAACGGATCGCCGAGCAGAGCGGGGGAACGCTCGACGCACTGGTCGCCTGCGCCGGGGTCGCCACGCCCGGCGAAACCATGGTGCGGGTCAACTTCTTCGGGACCACCGAACTGGTGACCGCTCTCCAGCCGTTGCTCGCGAAGTCGGCCGCCGGGCGGATCGCGGTGACCGGATCGATCTCCGGCACCCAGCCGGTCGACGCGGACCTCGTCGCGGCGCTCCTGGCCGGTGACGAAGAGGCGGCGGTCGCACGCTGCACTCCGTTGCTCGAAACCGGCAACGGGCACCGGATCTACCCGTCGACGAAATCGGCTTTGGCACAGTGGGCCCGGCGGCTGGCGATCGCGCCCGGTTACGCCGACGCCGGGATCCCGCTGAACGTGGTGGCACCCGGAGTCGTGCTGACACCGATGAGCGCGCCGCTGTTCGAGGACGCGAGGATGCGCGAGGCGATGGCCACGGCGGTACCGATGCCGCTGAACGGCCACGCGACGCCCGAGGACGTCGCGGAGGTGTTGGGCTTCCTGATCTCGACGGCCAACACGCACGTCACCGGCCAGGTCGTCTACGTGGACGGCGGGGCAGAGGTGACGGTGCGCGGGCCGGCGGTCTTCTGA
- a CDS encoding FAD-binding protein: MSRVWEHTYDFVIVGSGGGGMTAALTAHDAGLSSVVVEKASRYGGSTGISGGGIWIPNNPTLRERGHDDSRQSIRRYLDVLTEGKVPAARLDAYVDHGPAAMELLGRSKWWKLVWTKGYADYHPEYEGGRPLGRSVEPKPFDTRKLKADEAFQRPNSMKGPLGLWITAKDYHDLAMVKRTWQGRRASLVAAWRVTSNLVRRRHMATGGRALVARLRMALKDAGVPLWLKAPMTELVVEEGRVDGIAITREGRTEYIRARRGVLLACGGFDHNPVMREQYLPDGASADHSLGAKENTGDGIKAGAALGASLGFMDDAWWMPSVEHPSGATIPLVSERAIPGQIIVSQDGRRFTNEASPYVNFVHDQIEGKHFETWCVMDAKARARYPFAQILPGMPFPEAFYKSGLVHRAETVAALAREIGIAEDRLVATVDRFNGFARAGADEDFHRGESAHDRYYGDPTLKNPNLDVIDKAPFYAVRIQLGDLGTKGGLVCDEHSRVLREDGTAIAGLYATGNATASVMANEYAGPGATIGPSIVFGYVAARHAAAG, encoded by the coding sequence ATGAGCCGGGTTTGGGAGCACACCTACGACTTCGTCATCGTCGGATCCGGAGGCGGCGGGATGACCGCCGCCCTGACCGCGCACGACGCCGGGCTCAGCTCCGTCGTCGTGGAAAAGGCCTCGCGGTACGGCGGCAGCACCGGCATCTCCGGGGGCGGCATCTGGATCCCGAACAATCCGACCCTGCGCGAGCGTGGGCACGACGACTCACGGCAGTCGATCCGCCGGTATCTCGACGTGCTCACCGAAGGGAAGGTGCCCGCGGCGCGGCTCGACGCCTATGTCGACCACGGCCCCGCGGCGATGGAACTGCTCGGCCGGAGCAAATGGTGGAAGCTCGTCTGGACCAAAGGTTATGCCGACTACCACCCCGAGTACGAAGGCGGCAGGCCGCTCGGACGGTCTGTCGAACCGAAGCCGTTCGACACCCGCAAACTCAAGGCCGACGAGGCTTTTCAACGTCCGAACAGCATGAAGGGCCCGCTCGGGCTCTGGATCACCGCCAAGGACTATCACGACCTGGCGATGGTCAAGCGGACCTGGCAGGGGCGTCGCGCGTCGCTGGTCGCGGCCTGGCGGGTGACCTCCAACCTGGTGCGGCGCAGGCATATGGCCACCGGCGGGCGGGCCTTGGTCGCCCGGCTGCGGATGGCGCTCAAGGACGCCGGAGTCCCGCTTTGGCTCAAGGCCCCGATGACCGAGCTCGTCGTCGAGGAAGGCCGTGTCGACGGCATCGCGATCACTCGCGAAGGGCGCACGGAGTACATCCGTGCCAGGCGTGGTGTCCTGCTCGCCTGCGGCGGGTTCGATCACAACCCGGTGATGCGCGAGCAGTACCTGCCCGACGGCGCCTCCGCCGATCACAGCCTCGGCGCCAAGGAGAACACCGGGGACGGCATCAAGGCAGGCGCGGCTCTCGGCGCGTCCCTCGGTTTCATGGACGACGCCTGGTGGATGCCGTCGGTCGAACATCCGAGTGGCGCGACCATCCCGCTGGTGTCCGAACGCGCGATCCCCGGCCAGATCATCGTGTCCCAGGACGGCAGGCGCTTCACGAACGAAGCCTCGCCGTACGTCAACTTCGTGCACGACCAGATCGAGGGCAAGCACTTCGAGACCTGGTGCGTCATGGACGCCAAGGCGCGCGCACGGTACCCGTTCGCGCAGATCCTGCCCGGAATGCCGTTCCCCGAAGCGTTCTACAAGTCGGGCCTGGTGCACCGGGCGGAGACGGTGGCGGCGCTGGCCCGCGAGATCGGGATCGCCGAGGACCGTCTCGTCGCCACTGTCGACCGCTTCAACGGTTTCGCCCGCGCGGGTGCCGACGAAGACTTCCACCGCGGCGAAAGCGCGCACGACCGGTACTACGGGGATCCGACGTTGAAGAACCCCAACCTCGACGTGATCGACAAGGCGCCGTTCTACGCCGTGCGCATCCAGCTCGGTGACCTGGGCACCAAGGGCGGGCTGGTCTGCGACGAGCACAGCCGCGTGCTCCGCGAAGACGGGACCGCGATCGCCGGGCTCTACGCGACCGGCAACGCGACCGCCTCGGTGATGGCGAACGAGTACGCCGGTCCGGGGGCGACGATCGGGCCGTCGATCGTCTTCGGGTACGTGGCGGCGCGGCACGCCGCGGCGGGCTGA
- a CDS encoding Rieske 2Fe-2S domain-containing protein — translation MTAPDEIRRIEADATPTRFARGWHCLGLAKDFTDGKPHQVLAFGQKLVVFAGTDGRVNVLDGYCRHMGGDLSMGTVKGDEIACPFHDWRWGGDGRCKKIPYARRVPLRARTAAWPTLVQDGLLFVWNDPEGKPAPEGVTIPRIEGAERDDWTDWHWYTTVIEGANCREIVDNLVDMAHFFYVHFSFPTQFKNVFDGHVGWQFQQGIGREDARPQASKSGVTQLLGNTSVAAYHGPSFMIDDLTYHYSDGDVRSVLINCHYPISADSFVLQYGIIVEKAAHLADPAAMASKMGDFIKIGFEQDVAIWKNKTRIDNPLLCEEDGPVYQLRRWYEQFYVDAADVTPDMTDRFEFEIDTARPNEAWRAEVAANLAARAAR, via the coding sequence ATGACCGCACCGGACGAAATCCGCCGCATCGAAGCCGACGCCACCCCGACCCGCTTCGCCCGCGGCTGGCATTGCCTGGGCCTCGCGAAGGACTTCACGGACGGTAAACCGCATCAGGTACTCGCCTTCGGCCAGAAGCTCGTCGTCTTCGCGGGCACGGACGGCCGGGTCAACGTGCTCGACGGCTACTGCCGTCACATGGGCGGCGATCTGTCGATGGGCACGGTGAAAGGCGACGAGATCGCTTGCCCGTTCCACGACTGGCGCTGGGGCGGCGACGGCCGATGCAAGAAGATCCCCTACGCCCGGCGGGTGCCGCTGAGGGCCAGGACCGCGGCGTGGCCCACCCTCGTCCAGGACGGTCTTCTGTTCGTCTGGAACGATCCTGAGGGCAAACCGGCTCCCGAGGGGGTCACGATCCCGCGTATCGAAGGCGCCGAGCGGGACGACTGGACCGACTGGCACTGGTACACCACCGTCATCGAGGGCGCCAACTGCCGCGAGATCGTGGACAACCTGGTGGACATGGCCCACTTCTTCTACGTCCACTTCTCCTTTCCCACGCAGTTCAAGAACGTCTTCGACGGCCACGTCGGATGGCAGTTCCAGCAAGGGATCGGCCGGGAGGACGCGCGGCCTCAAGCGAGCAAGAGCGGTGTCACTCAGCTGCTGGGAAACACCAGCGTCGCGGCCTATCACGGTCCTTCGTTCATGATCGACGATCTGACCTACCACTATTCCGACGGCGACGTGCGCAGCGTGCTGATCAACTGTCACTATCCGATCAGCGCCGACTCGTTCGTGCTGCAGTACGGGATCATCGTCGAGAAGGCCGCACATCTGGCCGACCCGGCCGCGATGGCCTCGAAAATGGGCGACTTCATCAAGATCGGGTTCGAACAGGACGTCGCCATCTGGAAGAACAAGACCCGGATCGACAACCCGCTGCTGTGCGAAGAGGACGGTCCGGTCTACCAGCTGCGCCGGTGGTACGAGCAGTTCTACGTCGACGCCGCCGACGTGACGCCCGACATGACCGACCGGTTCGAGTTCGAGATCGACACGGCCCGCCCCAACGAGGCGTGGCGGGCCGAGGTCGCGGCCAACCTGGCCGCACGTGCCGCGCGATGA
- a CDS encoding TetR family transcriptional regulator, with the protein MPRIAEVRAPARPSSAEQKERYRRILQAAGRLGAEHGLERMQMHDVAKESGVAIATLYRYFPSKTHLFLGVMRAQVERLAETAKPPENGTPAEAVAALLLEAGRRLCERPRLALAMMQSNNAAHADTVTGSTRIDDVFQELLLRTAGITDPTDDHLRIMRLVEQGWYGVLIGTLNGHWSLAEAEADVRRLCELLLAPLPHKAH; encoded by the coding sequence GTGCCACGTATCGCGGAGGTCAGGGCGCCCGCCCGGCCGAGCTCTGCGGAGCAGAAGGAGCGCTACCGCCGGATCTTGCAGGCCGCCGGGCGGCTCGGTGCCGAGCACGGGCTCGAACGCATGCAGATGCACGACGTGGCCAAGGAGTCCGGCGTCGCGATCGCGACGCTCTACCGGTACTTCCCGTCCAAGACCCATCTGTTCCTGGGCGTGATGCGAGCCCAGGTGGAGCGGCTGGCCGAGACGGCCAAACCTCCCGAGAACGGGACTCCCGCCGAGGCCGTCGCCGCGCTCCTGCTCGAGGCCGGGCGGCGGCTGTGCGAACGGCCCCGCCTGGCGCTGGCGATGATGCAGTCCAACAACGCGGCGCACGCCGACACGGTGACCGGCTCGACCCGGATCGACGACGTGTTCCAGGAGTTGTTGCTGCGCACCGCCGGGATCACCGACCCGACCGACGACCATCTGCGGATCATGCGGCTGGTCGAGCAGGGCTGGTACGGCGTGCTCATCGGCACGCTCAACGGCCACTGGTCGCTCGCGGAGGCGGAGGCCGACGTGCGCCGCCTGTGCGAGCTGCTGCTGGCGCCCTTGCCCCACAAGGCCCACTGA
- a CDS encoding acyl-CoA dehydrogenase family protein: MTNPALAAIEARAEEIASLGESNEKLGRLDDAAAAILRDTGVIRMLQPSKYGGAEAHPREFAETVMRIASLDGATGWVAGIVGVHPWEMAMCDSRVQQEIWGEDQETWIASPYAPMGVLRPVDGGYLFSGRWQFSSGTDHCDWIFLGGFLGDADGAPLTPRRSYHVILPRADYTIVEDSWDVVGLRGTGSKDIVVENAFVPDYRVVPFSSMLDGSAPRNAGLVNPTYHVPFTTMFPLGITSAVIGIAEGALAAHLAYQKTRVQITGTQVKDDPYVLYAISAAAEEIKASRTALLDNASRFYDKAAAAGEVTFEERAASRRTQVAAAWRAVQAMDEIVARSGGNGLRMDNPIQRFWRDGHMGLAHAIHVPGAVFHVAALTGIGITPPPGPMLSMI; this comes from the coding sequence ATGACGAACCCGGCACTGGCCGCCATCGAGGCGCGCGCCGAGGAGATCGCTTCGCTGGGCGAGTCCAACGAAAAGCTCGGCAGGCTGGACGACGCCGCGGCCGCGATCCTGCGCGACACCGGGGTGATCCGGATGTTGCAGCCGTCGAAGTACGGCGGCGCCGAGGCACATCCGCGGGAGTTCGCCGAGACGGTCATGCGGATCGCGTCCCTCGACGGTGCCACCGGCTGGGTGGCGGGCATCGTCGGGGTCCACCCGTGGGAGATGGCGATGTGCGATTCCCGCGTACAGCAAGAGATCTGGGGCGAGGACCAGGAGACCTGGATCGCCTCGCCGTACGCGCCGATGGGTGTTCTCCGCCCGGTCGACGGTGGCTACCTCTTCTCCGGGCGGTGGCAGTTCTCCTCCGGGACCGATCACTGTGACTGGATCTTCCTCGGCGGCTTCCTCGGCGACGCGGACGGCGCCCCGCTGACTCCCCGGCGGAGTTACCACGTGATCCTGCCGCGAGCGGACTACACGATCGTCGAGGACTCCTGGGACGTCGTCGGGCTGCGGGGAACCGGGTCGAAGGACATCGTCGTCGAGAACGCGTTCGTGCCGGACTACCGGGTGGTGCCGTTCTCTTCGATGCTCGACGGCTCGGCGCCCCGGAACGCCGGGCTGGTCAATCCCACCTACCACGTCCCGTTCACCACGATGTTCCCGCTCGGCATCACCAGCGCGGTGATCGGCATCGCGGAGGGCGCGCTCGCCGCCCACCTGGCCTATCAGAAGACCCGTGTCCAGATCACCGGCACGCAGGTGAAGGACGATCCGTATGTGCTGTACGCGATCAGCGCGGCGGCCGAGGAGATCAAGGCCTCGCGGACGGCGCTGCTGGACAACGCGAGCCGGTTCTACGACAAAGCCGCCGCTGCCGGGGAAGTGACGTTCGAGGAACGCGCCGCCTCCCGGCGCACCCAGGTCGCCGCCGCGTGGCGCGCGGTGCAGGCGATGGACGAGATCGTCGCGCGTTCGGGCGGCAACGGCCTGCGGATGGACAACCCGATCCAGCGTTTCTGGCGCGACGGTCACATGGGCCTCGCGCACGCGATCCACGTGCCAGGCGCGGTGTTCCACGTGGCCGCGCTGACCGGCATCGGCATCACCCCGCCGCCCGGTCCGATGCTCTCGATGATCTAG